The genomic region CCGAGGGTACCACCGAATCTTCAGACCCTCCTGAAGGACGGACAATCTACCCGATTCTCCCCAGATATCCACCCCGTTCTCGCGGAAGTGCGCGAAACGGAGCGGCTGCACCGACACTCCCGCCCCCGAGGCGAGGGCCAGGTGGAAGGGGAGGTTGACGTCGTCCCGGATGGGACCCTCCCGGTACGGCGCCACGCCCGCCGCCGCCTGCACCTCCGTCACCTCGCCCAGCAGCATGCGCACGAAGTCCACGACGTGCGTGCCGTTGTTGAGGAGGCCGTTCCCGTAGAGCGCGAAGGCCGCCTGGACCGCGCCGATCCGCTCTCCGAGGGTGAGAGCGAGCTCCCGGAATGCGGCGTCAGCGCGGCGCCAGAGCGCCACCTGGACCGGGATGCCGCGCGCGCGGCACCAGGCGAGGAACGACTCGCCCTCCTCCAGCGTGCGGCCCAGCGGCTTCTCCACCAGGACGGCACGCACGTCCGGCAGCTGCTCCAGGATCTCCAGCCGCGACTCCGGGGGGGTGGCGAGCACCACCACCTCCGGGCGGTACGCGTCGGCGACCTCCCCCACCTCCGCGGCCACGAGGGGCACGCCCCACCGCTCGCACGCCGCCCGCCGCGCCTCGGGAGCGAGGTCGACGGCGCCCCCCCACTCGAACGCCGGATGGCGGGCCAGCA from Longimicrobiaceae bacterium harbors:
- a CDS encoding Gfo/Idh/MocA family oxidoreductase translates to MTAAPLRTVVVGLGKIGLGYADDPVMARHYPFATHAQVLARHPAFEWGGAVDLAPEARRAACERWGVPLVAAEVGEVADAYRPEVVVLATPPESRLEILEQLPDVRAVLVEKPLGRTLEEGESFLAWCRARGIPVQVALWRRADAAFRELALTLGERIGAVQAAFALYGNGLLNNGTHVVDFVRMLLGEVTEVQAAAGVAPYREGPIRDDVNLPFHLALASGAGVSVQPLRFAHFRENGVDIWGESGRLSVLQEGLKIRWYPRRENRGMQGEREVDSDCPVEVPSTVGHAFYALYDDLAEALRRGTPLCSPGESALRTARVVQAVLDSSARGGAPVRIG